One window from the genome of Bacillota bacterium encodes:
- a CDS encoding CBS domain-containing protein, with protein sequence MYTAKDIMTSPALSVTEEQTLQNVIEMLAKHRFSGFPVVDTAGKVIGVISDTDIIRYSQQLNVIPLSNLSGWISPYAEISDLASMRKGFDLLHKTSVGQVMTKKVFTVTEDTSATDVAQLMNRRKINRVPVVDSDGNLVGIVTRADMVQCMAKL encoded by the coding sequence ATGTACACTGCCAAGGATATTATGACTTCTCCGGCACTCAGCGTAACTGAAGAGCAAACTCTTCAAAATGTTATTGAGATGCTGGCAAAACATCGTTTCAGTGGATTCCCTGTCGTCGACACGGCAGGAAAAGTGATCGGTGTTATATCCGATACTGATATTATCCGTTATTCTCAGCAACTGAATGTAATTCCCCTGTCAAATCTTTCGGGGTGGATTTCTCCTTATGCCGAAATATCCGACCTGGCAAGTATGCGCAAAGGGTTTGATCTTCTTCACAAAACCAGCGTCGGTCAGGTGATGACTAAAAAGGTTTTTACAGTAACCGAAGACACATCGGCAACTGATGTTGCCCAACTAATGAATCGCCGAAAAATCAATCGTGTGCCCGTTGTAGACAGCGACGGTAATCTGGTCGGCATTGTCACCAGGGCCGATATGGTCCAGTGTATGGCCAAACTCTAA